A genome region from Conger conger chromosome 16, fConCon1.1, whole genome shotgun sequence includes the following:
- the wipi2 gene encoding WD repeat domain phosphoinositide-interacting protein 2 translates to MNLASQSGEAGCSQLLFANFNQDNTSLAVGTKSGYKFFSLSSVDKLEQIYECTDTEDVCIVERLFSSSLVAIVSLKAPRKLKVCHFKKGTEICNYSYSNTILAVKLNRQRLIVCLEESLYIHNIRDMKVLHTIRETPPNPSGLCALSISNDNCYLAYPGSATIGEVQVFDTINLRAANMIPAHDSPLASLAFDASGTKLATASEKGTVIRVFSIPEGQKLFEFRRGVKRCVSICSLAFSMEGLFLSASSNTETVHIFKLETQKEKPQEEPTTWTGYFGKVLMASTTYLPAQVTEMFNQGRAFATVRLPFSGHKNICALATIQKIPRLLVAAADGYLYMYNLDPQEGGECTLMKQHKLDGSVESVNEILEPTTHDRPLVAQTYTATVSKGYSEDQGAVGGAGVEDDMSSLRLDEENEQPPMILETD, encoded by the exons ATGAACTTGGCTAGTCAGAGCGGAGAGGCCGGCTGCAGCCAGCTCCTCTTCGCCAACTTCAACCAGGACAACAC GTCCTTAGCTGTCGGCACCAAATCGGGCTACAAGTTCTTCTCTTTGTCTTCTGTTGATAAATTAGAACAGATTTATGAATGTA CTGACACTGAAGATGTGTGCATTGTGGAAAGACTGTTCTCAAGCAGTCTCGTTGCTATTGTTAGCCTTAAAGCGCCCAGGAAGCTGAAAGTGTGTCACTTTAAAAAAGGAACGGAGATCTGTAACTACAGCTACTCCAACACTATTCTGGCAGTGAAACTCAACAGACAG AGGTTGATAGTATGTCTGGAAGAATCACTTTACATCCACAATATCAGAGATATGAAAGTACTGCACACCATTCGGGAGACTCCTCCGAACCCGTCAg GGTTGTGTGCACTGTCAATTAGCAACGACAATTGCTATTTGGCATATCCAGGAAGTGCAACAATAGGAGAGGTACAAGTGTTTGACACAATCAATCTG cGTGCTGCTAACATGATCCCTGCCCACGACAGCCCACTGGCGTCTTTGGCTTTCGACGCAAGTGGCACTAAACTGGCCACGGCCTCGGAGAAG GGGACCGTGATCAGGGTATTCTCCATTCCAGAGGGGCAGAAGCTGTTTGAGTTCAGGAGAGGAGTGAAGAG ATGTGTCAGCATTTGCTCCCTTGCCTTCAGCATGGAGGGGCTCTTCCTGTCTGCCTCCAGTAACACTGAAACGGTTCATATCTTTAAGCTGGAGACCCAGAAGGAAAA GCCACAGGAAGAGCCCACAACTTGGACCGGCTATTTTGGCAAAGTGCTGATGGCCTCCACCACCTACCTGCCGGCCCAAGTGACAGAAATGTTCAACCAGGGCAGGGCCTTTGCCACTGTCAGACTGCCATTTTCAGGACACAAGAACATCTGCGCGCTAGCCAC AATTCAGAAGATCCCTCGTCTGCTGGTGGCAGCAGCGGATGGCTACCTGTACATGTATAACCTGGACCCACAAGAGGGTGGCGAGTGCACACTAATGAAACAGCACAA ATTGGATGGCAGTGTGGAGTCTGTCAATGAGATCCTTGAGCCGACAACCCACGACCGTCCGCTTGTGGCACAGACTTACACTGCCACTGTGTCCAAAG